One window of the Leptospiraceae bacterium genome contains the following:
- a CDS encoding tetratricopeptide repeat protein, translated as MKVAEKVEELWEYYTQKKFREIQEFYNNKQNNNEANENIKELYYLSLIETNPNEVKVKTNGIFKELLEAMIDYYSKNYHYSARKLSTWILTKGYYSDWIIERFFDSAKKSQQYDTIIRVANSFLKKGILKILYVKELFHAYYKLKDYQKALEVFEQYREVFDDEDLFHVGLIYLKTRKYKEAERVLLAVYKKITGKEYLNHYDKYESYYKQKYQELKQKYLQNQLETYKELSEYGMACLFSGDYRTALNIFTTLKKELTEK; from the coding sequence ATGAAGGTGGCTGAGAAAGTAGAAGAACTTTGGGAATATTACACACAAAAGAAATTTCGAGAAATCCAAGAATTTTATAATAACAAACAAAACAATAATGAAGCTAATGAAAACATAAAAGAACTTTATTATTTATCTTTGATAGAGACGAATCCAAACGAAGTAAAAGTAAAAACAAATGGGATTTTTAAAGAATTATTAGAAGCGATGATTGACTATTATTCTAAAAACTATCATTACTCTGCAAGGAAGTTGAGCACTTGGATACTAACCAAAGGATACTATTCAGATTGGATCATTGAAAGATTCTTTGACTCAGCAAAAAAAAGTCAACAATATGATACAATCATAAGAGTAGCTAATTCCTTTTTAAAAAAAGGGATATTGAAAATACTTTATGTAAAAGAGTTATTTCATGCATATTATAAACTGAAAGACTACCAAAAAGCCTTAGAAGTTTTTGAACAATACAGAGAAGTTTTTGATGATGAAGATTTATTTCATGTAGGTCTAATCTATTTAAAAACAAGAAAATACAAAGAAGCAGAACGAGTGCTTTTAGCGGTCTATAAAAAAATCACAGGGAAAGAATACCTAAATCACTATGACAAATATGAATCTTACTATAAGCAAAAATATCAAGAGCTTAAACAAAAATATTTGCAAAATCAATTAGAAACTTATAAAGAACTTTCTGAATATGGAATGGCTTGCTTATTTTCGGGAGACTATCGAACGGCTTTGAATATTTTTACAACCCTAAAAAAAGAACTTACCGAGAAATAA
- a CDS encoding sigma-54 dependent transcriptional regulator: MKIPSHINEISIKLFRNGWLSRKQLRQLENEILKSNILSEKEFLEYIKNKEWIDEEDLPEIQILIKQEDVPRDFHFIPGSLNPRMEEVYKIARKMAEVDTTLLILGESGVGKTKLARMIHERSPRKNKPFVTVSCGSIPENLLESELFGVEKGAYTGAHKSRDGKFKVADGGTIFLDEIAELPLNLQVKLLRVLQDKTIVPLGSAEEVFVDVRVIAATNKDLEDLVKKGLFREDLYYRLNVVPLVMLPLRERKEDIESLTNYFLEQFKKKYKKPYSIKDPLLWKILKEYQWPGNIRELENTIERLCVLSENGELKVEDLPQKILNKFDKNALYKLKEETNESTKQVMGFPKLEDLEKEHILRTLIICNGKISEAANLLGLHRNTLRNKIQKYQLKKYLKEYSKSSKS, translated from the coding sequence ATGAAGATACCTTCCCATATTAATGAAATCTCGATAAAGTTATTTCGAAATGGCTGGTTATCAAGGAAGCAACTGCGTCAATTGGAAAATGAAATTTTAAAAAGTAATATTCTTTCTGAGAAAGAATTTTTAGAATACATAAAAAACAAAGAATGGATTGATGAGGAAGATTTGCCAGAAATACAAATTCTTATAAAACAAGAAGATGTTCCAAGAGATTTCCATTTTATCCCCGGTTCTTTGAATCCTCGAATGGAAGAAGTTTATAAGATTGCACGAAAAATGGCAGAAGTAGATACTACTCTTCTAATCTTAGGAGAATCCGGTGTAGGTAAAACAAAATTAGCAAGGATGATACACGAACGAAGCCCAAGGAAAAACAAACCTTTTGTCACTGTATCTTGCGGAAGTATTCCTGAAAATCTACTTGAGTCTGAACTTTTTGGAGTAGAAAAAGGTGCTTATACTGGTGCCCACAAAAGCCGAGATGGGAAATTCAAAGTTGCTGATGGAGGAACAATTTTTTTAGACGAAATTGCAGAACTTCCTTTGAACTTACAAGTCAAACTACTTCGAGTATTGCAGGATAAAACGATTGTCCCTTTAGGAAGCGCGGAAGAAGTTTTTGTAGATGTTCGAGTGATAGCAGCCACCAATAAAGACCTTGAGGATTTAGTAAAAAAAGGTCTATTTCGAGAGGATTTGTATTATCGACTTAATGTAGTTCCATTAGTAATGCTTCCTTTGCGCGAAAGGAAAGAAGATATTGAAAGTTTAACAAATTACTTTCTTGAACAATTTAAAAAAAAATACAAAAAACCCTACTCTATAAAAGATCCCTTGTTATGGAAGATTTTGAAGGAATACCAATGGCCTGGAAATATACGTGAATTAGAAAACACAATTGAACGATTATGTGTGTTATCAGAAAATGGAGAACTCAAAGTAGAGGATTTGCCACAAAAGATATTAAATAAATTTGATAAAAATGCTTTATATAAACTAAAAGAAGAAACCAATGAGTCTACAAAGCAAGTTATGGGTTTTCCCAAATTAGAAGACCTTGAAAAAGAACACATACTAAGAACTCTCATTATCTGTAATGGAAAAATCTCAGAGGCTGCAAATTTGTTAGGGTTACATCGAAATACCCTTCGAAACAAAATTCAAAAATATCAATTAAAAAAATATTTAAAAGAATATTCAAAATCGTCGAAATCTTGA
- a CDS encoding sigma-54 dependent transcriptional regulator, protein MEKDNFKLHGISFVYHPDSTITEVIRLARKYAKFSNPLLITGETGTGKEQLVRIIHLYSDRPGRLVSANLSAIPKELIENELFGHVKGAFTDANTTTEGLIEKASFGTLFIDEVGELPLEHQIKLLRVIQTNEYEKIGSNKTLKSTARFIFATSKDLEYEIQKERFRADLYYRISAFHIHIPPLRERKEDIPVLVEYFLNSIEEKYKKKITIHPEVIKMFMVYPWPGNVRELENLLYRTAITIQKNEITPEDLPKNFENHHDLDHKIKKLERMKQEIIEYEKHILQEALEVYGGNLYQIAKKLKISRGALQYKIKKYQLK, encoded by the coding sequence ATGGAAAAGGATAATTTCAAATTACATGGAATTTCTTTTGTATATCACCCTGATAGTACCATTACAGAAGTTATCCGCTTAGCAAGGAAATATGCAAAGTTCTCTAACCCTCTTTTGATAACTGGTGAAACTGGAACAGGGAAAGAACAGCTTGTAAGAATTATCCACCTCTATTCTGATCGCCCTGGAAGATTAGTTAGTGCAAATTTATCAGCTATACCAAAGGAATTAATTGAAAATGAACTATTTGGTCACGTGAAAGGTGCATTTACCGATGCAAATACTACTACTGAAGGTTTAATAGAAAAAGCTTCTTTTGGAACTCTCTTTATTGATGAAGTTGGAGAACTACCTTTGGAACATCAAATAAAATTACTACGAGTCATACAAACGAATGAATATGAAAAAATTGGTTCTAATAAAACATTAAAGTCAACAGCGAGATTTATTTTTGCTACAAGTAAAGATTTAGAATATGAAATTCAAAAAGAACGTTTTCGTGCTGATTTGTATTATCGAATTTCTGCTTTTCATATCCATATTCCACCTTTGAGGGAAAGAAAAGAAGATATCCCAGTACTTGTAGAATATTTTTTGAATTCGATTGAAGAAAAATATAAAAAAAAAATTACAATTCATCCAGAAGTTATAAAAATGTTTATGGTATACCCCTGGCCTGGAAATGTTCGAGAGTTAGAAAATTTACTTTATCGTACTGCCATAACCATCCAAAAAAATGAAATTACTCCAGAAGATTTACCCAAAAATTTTGAGAACCACCATGACCTTGATCACAAAATAAAAAAATTAGAAAGAATGAAACAAGAGATTATTGAATATGAAAAACATATACTTCAAGAAGCCCTTGAAGTCTACGGAGGGAATCTATATCAAATTGCAAAAAAATTAAAAATATCAAGAGGAGCCCTACAGTATAAAATTAAAAAATATCAACTTAAATGA
- a CDS encoding MBL fold metallo-hydrolase, translating into MQVKFWGVRGSIPSPLDPIDYESRIKEILKISQKKWKDDPYLSIDKIYEILPPHLKEIIGGNTTCVELKDGNEQLIFDMGTGARRLGYDMMAKGIFGHIHILLTHTHWDHIQGWPFFIPGYIPTNHIHFYSAFEDCEERFITQQRFQFFPLGFHEMMSKREFHYFKVGDTFQIGSFIIKTEALIHPGNSVAYRIEKNNKSFIFATDTEFFGSELTKIIKKKKKFFENADVLVIDAQYSLKEAEQKIGWGHTCMVIAVDCAVAWNVKRLYLTHHEPAHDDYSTYQLFEEAKDYLKEKYPNSIINIELAKEGMVIDI; encoded by the coding sequence ATGCAAGTCAAATTTTGGGGTGTGAGGGGTTCTATCCCATCGCCACTAGATCCAATAGATTACGAGAGCCGAATAAAAGAGATCCTAAAAATCAGCCAAAAAAAATGGAAGGATGATCCTTATTTATCCATAGACAAAATCTACGAAATATTACCACCCCATCTAAAAGAAATCATTGGCGGAAATACTACTTGTGTAGAATTAAAAGATGGAAATGAACAGTTGATCTTTGATATGGGAACTGGTGCTAGAAGATTAGGATATGATATGATGGCAAAAGGGATTTTTGGTCATATTCATATCTTACTTACTCATACACACTGGGATCACATCCAAGGATGGCCATTTTTTATTCCCGGATATATTCCTACTAATCATATTCATTTTTATTCTGCATTTGAAGATTGTGAAGAACGATTCATCACTCAGCAAAGATTCCAGTTTTTCCCATTGGGATTTCATGAAATGATGTCAAAAAGAGAATTTCATTATTTTAAAGTTGGTGATACGTTTCAAATTGGAAGTTTCATCATCAAAACCGAAGCACTGATACATCCAGGGAATTCTGTTGCTTATAGAATCGAAAAAAATAACAAATCTTTTATTTTTGCTACAGATACGGAATTTTTTGGATCTGAGTTAACCAAAATTATAAAAAAGAAAAAGAAATTTTTTGAAAATGCAGACGTTCTTGTAATTGATGCTCAATATTCACTCAAAGAAGCAGAACAAAAGATTGGTTGGGGACACACCTGTATGGTTATTGCTGTAGATTGTGCGGTGGCTTGGAACGTAAAAAGATTATACCTTACCCATCATGAACCTGCTCATGATGATTATAGCACCTACCAACTTTTTGAAGAAGCAAAGGATTATCTAAAAGAAAAATACCCCAACTCAATTATAAACATAGAACTTGCCAAAGAGGGTATGGTAATTGATATATAG
- a CDS encoding methyltransferase yields the protein MKSEIQRKLLRIIQRPAKYKLHPNVIVPKTIDTISKEILFFIQESFHILELGCGWGEFAIEWLKKHPEHEYIAMEKKGDRIKKIIKKIEKNNIKNLKIIPVNFLWFYREILPENSFDLVIINFPDPWPKRRHWKHRLISEKFLIDTYNLLRHNGKIYIATDYGPYARKIISLFRKSKLYMPVLPWPNYTRKRFFSFPESKFEKLTLKENQPYYMMWRKV from the coding sequence ATGAAATCAGAAATTCAACGAAAATTACTTAGAATCATTCAAAGACCTGCGAAGTACAAACTTCATCCTAATGTGATAGTTCCCAAAACTATCGATACCATTTCGAAAGAGATTTTATTTTTCATTCAAGAGAGCTTTCATATATTGGAATTGGGATGTGGATGGGGTGAGTTCGCAATAGAGTGGTTAAAAAAACATCCTGAACATGAGTATATTGCTATGGAAAAAAAAGGTGATAGGATCAAAAAAATCATAAAAAAAATTGAAAAAAATAATATCAAAAATTTAAAAATCATTCCTGTTAATTTCCTATGGTTTTATCGAGAAATTCTACCCGAAAATAGCTTTGATTTGGTAATCATAAACTTTCCTGACCCATGGCCCAAAAGACGACATTGGAAACACCGTCTAATAAGTGAAAAATTTTTGATTGATACATATAATCTTTTAAGACACAATGGAAAAATCTATATAGCAACAGACTATGGACCTTATGCAAGGAAGATTATATCCTTATTTCGAAAAAGTAAATTATATATGCCAGTCCTTCCGTGGCCTAATTACACAAGAAAAAGATTTTTTTCGTTTCCTGAAAGCAAATTCGAAAAGCTCACTTTAAAAGAAAATCAACCTTATTATATGATGTGGAGAAAAGTTTGA
- a CDS encoding undecaprenyl-phosphate glucose phosphotransferase, which translates to MIREKRQTFKIIYFFLDFFLSFLSVIIATILHFYILSPEKKFFFVADTKGFFAPGLWFPPQSFLAIIVTYSVLGLVFSFFQVFVFIALDVYKPKNIIEPHKEILSLIRGIGINLVVVLAFLFFYREHSYSRLVVIYTVIISSILISTGHYVFRKYILNAIEKGKYTKNLLIIGTQKETRKIIDYIKKYKLFGLNLVGILKETKDKPIHPHLSKYILGTIDDIHNILNQYHIHTVIIILRNNPKEIHKLIKICDSEGIECRIVPSVMDLISHKVRIEDMDGLPVLVLRDIPLNNAYHRFMKRAFDIVFSLFVLILTFPLMILIAILVKLSSKGPIFFVQERVGLDRKVFKLIKFRTMYVQDKNTSDTTWGRKNDPRVTPIGRFLRKTSLDELPQFWNVLKGDMSVVGPRPERIHFVKKFKKEYEKYMLRHSVKSGITGWAQVLGYRGDTSIEKRVEADIYYIENWSLLFDIYIILKTIPSLFKNPGE; encoded by the coding sequence GTGATCCGTGAAAAACGTCAGACCTTCAAAATCATTTATTTCTTTTTGGACTTTTTTTTGAGCTTTCTTTCTGTGATCATTGCTACAATACTACACTTTTACATTCTTTCCCCTGAAAAAAAATTTTTCTTCGTTGCTGACACAAAAGGATTTTTTGCTCCAGGCTTGTGGTTTCCTCCGCAGTCTTTTTTGGCTATTATAGTTACGTACAGTGTTCTGGGATTGGTGTTTTCTTTTTTCCAAGTATTTGTTTTTATTGCGTTGGACGTTTACAAGCCTAAAAACATCATCGAACCCCATAAAGAAATTTTATCCCTTATTCGAGGGATTGGAATCAATCTAGTTGTTGTATTAGCCTTTTTGTTTTTCTACAGAGAACATAGTTACTCAAGGTTAGTGGTTATTTATACAGTTATCATCAGTTCGATTTTGATTTCCACAGGACATTATGTCTTTCGAAAATACATCCTCAATGCGATCGAAAAAGGCAAATACACAAAAAACCTTTTAATCATTGGCACACAAAAAGAAACCAGAAAAATCATTGATTACATAAAAAAATACAAACTCTTCGGATTAAATCTCGTAGGAATCCTGAAGGAAACAAAAGATAAACCCATCCACCCTCACCTCTCAAAATATATTCTTGGAACAATCGATGATATTCATAACATTCTCAACCAATATCATATTCATACTGTAATTATAATCCTGAGAAACAATCCTAAAGAAATTCACAAACTGATAAAGATTTGTGATTCAGAAGGAATCGAATGTCGTATTGTTCCTAGTGTAATGGACCTAATTTCCCACAAGGTTCGTATCGAAGACATGGACGGTTTACCTGTTTTAGTCCTTCGAGACATTCCTTTGAATAATGCCTATCATCGTTTCATGAAAAGAGCTTTTGATATTGTGTTTTCTTTGTTCGTGCTGATTTTGACTTTTCCTTTGATGATTTTGATTGCTATTTTGGTAAAGTTGTCATCTAAAGGCCCTATCTTTTTCGTTCAAGAACGTGTTGGTTTGGATCGTAAGGTTTTCAAATTAATTAAATTTCGAACCATGTATGTGCAAGATAAAAACACCTCAGACACAACGTGGGGTAGAAAAAATGATCCGAGAGTCACACCCATTGGCAGGTTTCTTCGAAAAACCTCTTTGGACGAACTCCCCCAGTTTTGGAATGTTTTAAAAGGAGATATGTCAGTTGTTGGACCTCGTCCTGAGCGAATCCACTTTGTGAAAAAGTTCAAAAAAGAATATGAAAAATACATGCTCAGACATTCCGTAAAGTCTGGTATCACAGGCTGGGCACAAGTATTAGGCTATAGAGGGGACACTTCTATAGAAAAAAGAGTCGAAGCGGATATTTATTACATTGAAAATTGGTCCTTACTTTTTGATATTTATATAATTTTGAAGACCATCCCTTCTCTATTCAAAAACCCGGGAGAATGA
- a CDS encoding P-II family nitrogen regulator, giving the protein MKLITAVIQPYKLKDVKAALMKAGVTKMTVTTGLGAGQQKGYDESYRGVIHEVNLLKKTILQIAVNEDYVEPTIKAIIEGARTGNIGDGKIFVTDLIEVIRIRTGERGRDAIG; this is encoded by the coding sequence ATGAAGTTAATCACAGCTGTCATTCAACCATATAAATTAAAAGATGTAAAAGCTGCTTTGATGAAAGCTGGAGTAACAAAAATGACGGTAACTACCGGCTTAGGTGCAGGTCAACAAAAGGGATACGACGAGTCTTATCGTGGAGTTATCCACGAAGTGAATTTGTTAAAGAAGACCATTTTACAAATCGCAGTGAATGAAGATTATGTAGAACCAACCATCAAAGCCATCATCGAAGGAGCAAGAACTGGAAACATCGGTGATGGAAAAATCTTTGTAACTGATCTTATCGAAGTTATTCGTATTCGCACTGGTGAAAGGGGAAGGGACGCAATTGGATGA
- the amt gene encoding ammonium transporter yields the protein MRSSNSKRFGKSIFMLVLFFLFVYTLPVFGEETNSGSSMDINSAYTIDNLWIFLTGILVIWMQAGFAMVESGMNAAKNTVNILFKNLMDFSVGGLIFFIFGYNLMYPGEAFKGGFFGFGGFFIPESSPEEIGGAIIHPQANFLFQLAFAATAATIVSGAVAGRLKFSVYLIYSVFITGLIYPISGFWQWGGGWLAQLGFHDFAGSIIVHAVGGFAGLAATILLGPRIGKFDPDGKPQPMPGHNLALATLGVFILWLGWYGFNPGSQLAIYGKDNVHAVMLVAVNTTLAAMTGAVFSMIGSWIFFRKPDLTMSLNGALAGLVAITANCNVVDNKEAILIGLVAGLLVIAGVKLLDALKIDDPVGAWPVHGLNGLWGGIATGLFGEGKDFVVQVIGSLAVSLWAFATMFILFLILKYTIGIRVSRDEELKGLDIGEHGEEAYNGFTIFTVD from the coding sequence ATGAGAAGTTCCAATTCCAAAAGGTTTGGGAAATCGATTTTTATGTTAGTTTTGTTTTTTCTGTTTGTTTACACTTTACCTGTTTTTGGAGAAGAAACAAACTCTGGTTCGTCTATGGACATAAATAGTGCGTATACTATTGATAACCTTTGGATTTTTTTAACGGGGATTTTGGTGATTTGGATGCAAGCAGGTTTTGCTATGGTAGAATCTGGGATGAATGCAGCAAAGAACACTGTAAATATCCTATTTAAAAACCTAATGGATTTTTCTGTAGGAGGTTTGATTTTCTTTATCTTTGGGTATAACCTCATGTATCCTGGAGAAGCCTTCAAAGGCGGTTTCTTTGGATTTGGTGGCTTTTTTATTCCAGAAAGTTCACCAGAAGAAATAGGTGGAGCTATCATCCATCCACAAGCTAATTTTCTCTTCCAATTAGCTTTTGCAGCAACCGCAGCAACGATTGTTTCTGGAGCTGTTGCTGGTAGATTGAAGTTCTCTGTGTATCTTATTTATTCTGTATTCATCACAGGCCTAATTTACCCCATTAGTGGTTTTTGGCAATGGGGTGGTGGATGGTTAGCGCAATTAGGTTTCCATGATTTTGCTGGTTCGATCATTGTTCATGCTGTAGGTGGTTTTGCTGGTCTTGCTGCTACAATTCTTTTGGGACCAAGAATTGGTAAGTTTGATCCTGATGGAAAGCCACAACCCATGCCAGGTCATAATCTCGCTCTTGCAACTCTGGGAGTTTTTATCCTATGGTTAGGTTGGTATGGCTTTAATCCTGGCTCTCAATTAGCTATTTATGGGAAAGACAATGTTCATGCTGTGATGTTAGTTGCTGTCAATACTACTCTTGCTGCTATGACAGGTGCAGTGTTTTCCATGATTGGTTCTTGGATTTTCTTTCGTAAGCCTGACTTGACAATGTCCTTGAACGGTGCATTAGCAGGTTTAGTAGCAATCACAGCAAATTGTAATGTGGTCGATAACAAAGAAGCGATACTGATCGGGTTAGTTGCAGGACTTCTTGTCATCGCAGGAGTGAAACTTTTAGATGCCCTTAAAATTGATGATCCCGTTGGTGCATGGCCTGTCCACGGACTCAATGGTCTTTGGGGTGGAATTGCCACTGGATTATTTGGCGAAGGGAAAGACTTTGTTGTTCAAGTGATTGGTTCACTTGCGGTTTCTCTATGGGCATTTGCTACAATGTTCATTTTGTTTTTAATTCTAAAATATACGATTGGAATCAGAGTATCTCGTGATGAAGAACTCAAAGGCTTAGACATCGGTGAGCATGGAGAAGAAGCTTACAATGGATTCACAATTTTTACAGTTGATTAA
- a CDS encoding 2Fe-2S iron-sulfur cluster-binding protein: MNQAETNGIEVLYVDEIYNNKRETKIIKTTAGKTILEISLENGIPHIHACGGNAKCTTCRVWVYAGEEHLSPKNELEERLSKKKGFRRQERLACQTKVYGNIKIKRIVKDEVDSDIVLSYYRSGKEQALAVLFADIRDFTSFTERHLAFDVVYVLNRFYKKMGDAILNNEGYLDKFMGDGILALFGIDSWDNQKKCENAFSSAIEMLKGLEEINQYLKTNYDEEIRIGIGLHFGTVIIGDLGHPEKMQLTAIGDTINYTSRLEKLTKQIQVPVLVSEEFAKVLNRPEIIEKEYVVQIRGKTGNYKVYSVNTQKKTYASIRNLIKQHLSKSLAPSVLRLVFHDVMSGGSFTSNFHDDYNIELELKKPINKNLESSVDFIKKIKNLIKDEPYSYRDILYLAGAVAVEITRGPFINIVVPMFSDRGFYEVGIPDENETFESFYKKFQQLNLTKQDMVALMGAHTLGKANGKPFTENLFTFNNEYFRRLIFYRDDPQLNSLLPTDKELLKDKECRKYVEIYAFSQERFFKDFSEAYIKLIQFGY; the protein is encoded by the coding sequence ATGAATCAAGCTGAGACCAATGGAATTGAAGTTCTTTATGTTGATGAAATCTACAATAACAAAAGAGAAACAAAGATAATCAAAACCACGGCAGGAAAAACTATATTGGAAATTTCTTTAGAAAATGGGATTCCTCATATTCATGCTTGTGGGGGAAATGCGAAATGCACTACTTGTCGTGTTTGGGTGTATGCAGGCGAAGAACATTTGAGTCCTAAAAACGAGCTCGAAGAAAGATTATCGAAAAAAAAAGGTTTTCGCAGGCAAGAACGGTTAGCTTGTCAAACCAAAGTCTATGGAAATATCAAAATCAAGAGGATTGTAAAGGATGAGGTGGATTCGGATATTGTTTTATCTTACTATAGAAGTGGAAAAGAGCAAGCTTTAGCGGTTCTATTTGCGGATATTCGGGATTTTACGAGTTTTACAGAAAGACACTTGGCTTTTGATGTGGTTTATGTTTTGAACCGTTTTTACAAAAAAATGGGGGATGCCATTTTGAATAATGAAGGCTATTTAGACAAATTTATGGGGGATGGGATTTTAGCTCTTTTTGGTATCGATAGTTGGGATAATCAAAAAAAATGCGAGAACGCTTTTTCATCAGCCATTGAAATGTTAAAGGGCTTAGAAGAAATCAATCAGTATCTAAAAACCAACTATGACGAAGAAATTCGGATTGGGATTGGTTTACATTTTGGGACGGTAATCATAGGAGATTTGGGGCATCCGGAAAAAATGCAACTTACAGCGATTGGAGATACGATTAATTATACTTCTCGGTTAGAAAAGCTCACAAAACAAATTCAAGTTCCTGTTTTGGTATCTGAGGAATTTGCTAAGGTTCTAAATCGACCTGAAATCATAGAGAAAGAATACGTCGTTCAAATTCGAGGAAAAACCGGAAATTACAAAGTCTATTCTGTAAATACTCAAAAGAAAACTTATGCGTCTATACGAAATTTGATAAAACAGCATTTATCCAAATCACTGGCACCTTCTGTATTGAGGCTTGTTTTTCATGATGTTATGAGTGGGGGAAGTTTTACCTCAAACTTTCATGATGACTATAATATTGAATTGGAACTAAAAAAACCTATCAATAAAAATTTAGAATCAAGTGTGGATTTTATCAAAAAAATCAAAAATCTCATCAAAGACGAGCCATATTCTTATCGGGATATCCTTTACTTAGCAGGAGCTGTAGCAGTAGAAATCACAAGAGGTCCTTTTATCAACATCGTTGTTCCTATGTTTTCAGATCGAGGATTTTATGAAGTTGGTATCCCTGATGAGAATGAAACTTTTGAATCATTTTATAAAAAATTCCAACAATTAAATCTCACAAAACAAGACATGGTAGCTCTAATGGGAGCTCATACCTTAGGAAAAGCAAATGGAAAACCATTCACAGAAAATCTATTTACGTTCAATAACGAGTATTTTCGAAGATTGATTTTCTATCGAGATGACCCTCAGTTGAATTCTTTGCTACCGACGGATAAAGAATTATTAAAAGACAAAGAATGTCGAAAATATGTGGAAATCTATGCTTTTTCTCAAGAACGTTTTTTTAAAGATTTTTCAGAAGCATATATCAAGTTGATTCAGTTTGGTTATTGA